In one Nicotiana sylvestris chromosome 8, ASM39365v2, whole genome shotgun sequence genomic region, the following are encoded:
- the LOC104246471 gene encoding uncharacterized protein: MGFDEMEPIFGRVNAEWSAPHKTPLKPFLFHVHGLPSDPSTLRVCATDFHSNTWDSLKSAQELEGMRDRTGIGGSWSDFVDYLIASVKSEDVKLVMDGHSKLGGAAHAKLVAQKAKGMPRIAISLSKLVDTSATEAMANISLELYKTFTNVHNLLKTEQKQCSELTNVLSEEKQEKNETGQYSKRQKLQKITEKTASDIATVRISLESPDKQAAQPPSTKVTNRVVPAHRRARVRGVLLHDTEDETQD, encoded by the coding sequence ATGGGGTTTGATGAAATGGAACCAATTTTTGGGAGGGTAAATGCAGAGTGGTCAGCCCCTCACAAAACCCCATTGAAGCCTTTCCTCTTTCATGTTCACGGGTTGCCAAGTGATCCCTCTACTCTTCGTGTCTGTGCCACTGACTTCCATTCAAATACATGGGACTCTTTGAAGTCTGCCCAGGAGCTTGAAGGTATGAGGGACAGAACTGGTATAGGAGGCTCTTGGTCTGACTTTGTAGATTACCTTATAGCTTCCGTAAAGTCTGAAGATGTGAAGCTTGTCATGGATGGACACTCAAAACTTGGAGGTGCTGCACATGCAAAATTGGTTGCTCAAAAAGCAAAGGGGATGCCAAGAATCGCTATATCACTTAGTAAACTTGTGGATACTTCAGCAACTGAGGCAATGGCAAATATTTCTCTGGAGCTCTACAAAACCTTTACAAATGTACATAATTTGCTTAAAACTGAACAAAAACAATGCTCTGAGTTGACAAATGTTTTGTCAGAAGAAAAGCAGGAAAAGAATGAAACTGGTCAGTACTCAAAAAGACAGAAATTGCAGAAGATTACTGAGAAAACAGCCTCAGATATTGCAACCGTCCGTATCTCACTGGAGTCTCCAGATAAGCAAGCAGCACAACCTCCCTCTACAAAGGTGACTAACCGTGTGGTACCAGCGCATCGTAGGGCCAGAGTCCGAGGTGTTCTTTTGCATGATACTGAAGATGAGACACAAGATTAG